The genomic interval CCCCCCGCCATGGCACGACTCCGCACCAAGAGCAAGAACACCTCCAAGCCCAAGCCCACCAAGGGCGTGTTGAAGCGGGGGCGGATCACCGCGAGCGGGAAGCTGCGTTTCTCGCGCCAGGGCAAGCAGAAGCTCAACGGCCACGAGCGGGGCGAGACGCTGCAAGACCGGCGGGGCT from Phycisphaera mikurensis NBRC 102666 carries:
- a CDS encoding 50S ribosomal protein L35 — protein: MARLRTKSKNTSKPKPTKGVLKRGRITASGKLRFSRQGKQKLNGHERGETLQDRRGYVLVGSHSAKMVSRQLKRKIVPANTGQPGGDGKTTR